The following proteins come from a genomic window of Andrena cerasifolii isolate SP2316 chromosome 6, iyAndCera1_principal, whole genome shotgun sequence:
- the Rpe gene encoding ribulose-phosphate 3-epimerase — protein sequence MANKLTAKIGPSILNADLAQLSEESQRLIDNGADYLHLDVMDGHFVPNLTFGHPLVKCLRSKVKDAFLETHMMVSNPKRWIEPMADAGVDQYTFHVEPVTDVPLVCRKVREAGMKIGVALKPGTPVDVVVDYIDLADMVLIMTVEPGFGGQKFMEPMMEKVAWLRKNYPTLDIEVDGGVGPATIDACAKAGANMIVSGTAVIGSSDQGKVMRTLRDAVNCALQRS from the exons ATGGCAAATAAGTTAACAGCAAAAATTGGGCCGTCGATTTTGAACGCCGATTTGGCGCAGCTTTCAGAAGAATCGCAACGATTAATTGACAACGGTGCCGATTATTTGCATTTAGATGTTATGGATGGGCACTTCGTACCTAACCTCACTTTTGGCCACCCATTAGTAAAATGCCTGCGAAGTAAAGTAAAGGATGCCTTCTTGGAAACGCACATGATGGTTTCTAATCCAAAACGG TGGATAGAACCTATGGCTGATGCTGGCGTCGACCAATATACATTTCATGTTGAGCCAGTAACAGACGTTCCACTTGTTTGCAGAAAAGTAAGAGAAGCAGGGATGAAG ATTGGAGTAGCACTTAAGCCTGGAACACCAGTGGACGTGGTTGTGGATTATATAGACTTAGCAGACATGGTGTTAATTATGACTGTAGAACCAGGTTTTGGGGGACAGAAGTTCATGGAACCAATGATGGAGAAAGTAGCATGGCTAAGAAAGAATTACCCTACGCTGGATATAGAAGTGGATGGTGGAGTTGGACCAGCTACTATCGACGCGTGCGCAAAA GCTGGCGCAAACATGATTGTCTCCGGAACAGCAGTCATAGGTTCCTCTGACCAAGGAAAAGTCATGAGAACTTTAAGAGATGCAGTAAACTGCGCATTACAACGTAGCTGA
- the Ipp gene encoding inositol polyphosphate 1-phosphatase — protein sequence MKNGSRLLSILLKVSEKAANIARACRQNDALFKLLVQEKFEEEKNPRFFRDFKTLADVLIQETIRHDIEVEFPELAKVVLGEETNTFSNAMGESIVVRVCPTSEETTQLLAKVMGSDIETAELLATEVHKDIEFLDVPMIPELPLDYDINVDDLGIWIDPIDSTADYINGGEKVDDATGIHLSGLRCVTVLIGAYLKSTAMPVLGVINQPFYTNVDSLWKGKCYWGFVGNNIGKSSVVKEPDNKKIIVLSRVEDANIKSKLLSAGFTLVEAAGAGYKTLNVVLGQADAYILSKSSTYKWDTCGPHALLRSLGGGIIEFQSFISNSDSNYSDVKYISMTNNFSNLNGLVAYRNFETLETLKSILRE from the exons ATGAAAAACGGCAGTAGGTTGTTGTCAATCCTTTTGAAAGTTTCCGAAAAAGCGGCAAACATTGCGAGAGCTTGTAGGCAAAATGATGCCCTTTTCAAATTACTGGTGCAAGAGAAATTCGAGGAAGAAAAGAATCCACGCTTCTTCCGAGACTTCAAGACCCTGGCTGATGTTCTTATACAAGAAACAATTAGACACGACATAGAAGTAGAG TTTCCAGAATTGGCCAAGGTAGTGCTGGGGGAAGAAACTAACACGTTTAGCAATGCTATGGGTGAATCTATAGTAGTTAGAGTTTGCCCTACTAGCGAGGAAACAACTCAATTGCTAGCCAAAGTGATgggcagcgatattgaaactgcaGAATTGTTAGCCACGGAGGTTCATAAAGATATTGAATTCTTAGACGTTCCAATGATTCCAGAATTACCGTTGGATTACGATATTAATGTTGACGATCTTGGTATATGGATAGATCCAATTG ATTCAACTGCAGATTACATAAATGGAGGTGAAAAGGTGGACGATGCGACTGGTATACATTTGAGTGGTTTGCGGTGTGTCACTGTCTTAATTGGAGCGTACTTGAAGAGCACAGCCATGCCAGTCTTGGGAGTAATTAATCAACCTTTTTATACAAACGTGGATTCCTT gtGGAAGGGGAAATGTTACTGGGGATTCGTGGGAAATAATATTGGAAAATCTTCCGTAGTCAAAGAACCTGACAATAAGAAGATAATTGTTCTTAGCAGAGTGGAAGATGCTAATATAAAATCTAAGCTACTAAGTGCGGGTTTCACGTTAGTAGAGGCAGCGGGAGCTGgttataaaactttaaacgtcgTTCTCGGGCAAGCCGATGCTTATATTTTATCGAAATCTTCCACATATAAGTGGGACACCTGTGGCCCACACGCCCTTTTACGCTCTTTAGGTGGAGGTATCATTGAATTCCAAAGCTTCATAAGTAATTCTGATTCGAATTATTCAGATGTGAAATACATATCTATGactaataatttttcaaatctgaatGGCCTGGTGGCGTATCGGaattttgaaactttggaaACTTTAAAATCCATTCTACGCGAGTAG
- the Ufl1 gene encoding UFM1 specific ligase 1 — protein MTTVDWDEVKRLAADFQKAQLSSTLQKLSERNCVEIITKLIESKLLDVIFTNDGKEYITPQHLGKEIKDELYIHGGRISLVDLAQVLNVNLSQVSKVAAEIEKHSKGLKIILGQLIDKTYMNKIAEEINDQLMQHGSINVAELMVHYNLPAEFLQSLIEKELGKTILGKQDTQNFRIFYTESFIARNRAKVRGALSAITKPTSLSAVLGQCAVSERIFFSVLDSLQEMKEVPGVVAGKQGTNSLYVPTIYSKSQNEWVENFYKQNGYLEYDALTRLGISDPPNFVKRHFPNENIVFLDSVAVGTTITDQLDANIEEAIATRSIVDISPFLPSVFSDKDMEMLLKAVEKKLHNNTHVFANTVVMSVGFLQSLSKSFEAMAETKAREAVASGQWFQIIGESRIKSKSADVTLEIKGSKKEERRKKAATGKSGGGAQGRETKTKSTKRKYLQGRNRDNDSDDENPRATSEKMELKLVSLDDIKDEIIKDDNLAVVDGLAEELALYLQPEINSYALSIVNQLAQSNKTTNLSEVEERLNMFITNIKIFDKGIKHMDKADQPVLTKYLLKSLCTDFVTELFKLAAQQNILQVPTNMTTETRQKMLHDFPEDITEPLNNAHKSLTGNSIDDFLTSAEAAMTACCLVLKKYDKKKEKPFVSGHREALLEELNATQDPALALHLVASILFIAATQSVLYMSGRHVSTVLSFLQPHLQPSTVAVLSKYHDIVLKSLTSSDEAEKLEINKELEAGLAKIKNFANDFKQQLKTDKSQD, from the exons GTTGTCGGAACGAAATTGTGTGGAAATTATAACGAAATTAATAGAAAGCAAACTATTAGATGTAATATTTACCAATGACGGTAAAGAGTACATTACGCCTCAGCATCTGGGAAAAGAGATCAAAGATGAATTGTACATTCACGGTGGAAGAATCAGTTTGGTCGATTTGGCGCAGGTCCTTAACGTCAATCTGTCTCAAGTATCTAAGGTGGCGGCTGAGATAGAGAAGCATAGCAAAGGGCTTAAAATAATACTCGGACAGCTCATCGACAAAACTTATATGAATAAAATCGCCGAAGAAATCAATGACCAACTAATGCAGCATGGTAGCATCAATGTCGCAGAGTTAATGGTACATTATAATCTGCCAGCTGAGTTCTTGCAATCACTTATCGAAAAGGAGTTAGGAAAGACGATACTTGGTAAacaagacacgcaaaattttaggATCTTTTATACGGAAAGCTTCATAGCTAGAAATAGAGCTAAAGTAAGGGGAGCCTTGTCTGCTATCACAAAGCCGACATCATTGTCCGCTGTTTTAGGGCAATGCGCAGTGTcagaaagaatattttttt CGGTTCTAGATAGTTTGCAAGAAATGAAAGAAGTTCCTGGTGTCGTGGCGGGGAAACAGGGAACAAATAGTCTCTATGTACCTACTATATATTCTAAAAGTCAGAATGAGTGGGTTGAAAATTTTTACAAGCAGAATGGTTATTTGG AATACGATGCGCTCACTCGTCTTGGCATATCAGATCCACCAAACTTTGTGAAGCGTCATTTCCCAAATGAAAATATAGTCTTTCTAGACTCCGTGGCCGTAGGCACAACTATCACTGATCAGCTAGATGCTAATATCGAGGAGGCTATTGCAACTAGGTCTATCGTTGACATAAGCCCTTTCCTGCCGTCCGTATTCTCTGACAAAGACATGGAAATGCTTCTGAAAGCGGTAGAGAAGAAGTTGCACAACAATACACACGTATTCGCGAACACTGTAGTGATGTCCGTTGGATTTTTGCAATCCTTGTCCAAGTCGTTCGAGGCAATGGCAGAGACCAAAGCCAGAGAGGCGGTGGCTAGTGGACAATGGTTTCAAATTATAGGCGAGAGCAGAATTAAATCCAAGTCGGCGGATGTAACGCTCGAAATTAAAGGTAGTAAGAAAGAAGAGCGGCGAAAAAAAGCCGCGACTGGTAAATCGGGTGGCGGTGCCCAAGGACGAGAGACAAAAACGAAGTCTACTAAAAGGAAGTACCTGCAGGGAAGAAATCGAGATAACGATTCTGACGATGAGAATCCAAGAGCCACGTCAGAGAAAATGGAACTTAAGCTCGTGTCTTTAGATGATATAAAGGACGAGATCATTAAGGATGATAATTTGGCAGTAGTTGACGGTTTGGCAGAGGAATTGGCGTTATATTTGCAGCCGGAAATAAACAGTTACGCGTTGTCCATTGTAAATCAGTTAGCGCAGAGTAATAAAACTACTAATTTAAGCGAAGTTGAAGAGCGTCTTAATATGTTCATAACAAATATCAAGATATTCGACAAAGGCATTAAACACATGGACAAAGCGGATCAACCTGTTTTAACGAAATACTTACTAAAATCTCTCTGCACTGATTTTGTAACAGAGTTATTTAAGTTAGCTGCGCAGCAAAACATACTGCAAGTCCCTACCAATATGACCACTGAAACAAGACAGAAGATGTTACACGATTTTCCAGAAGATATTACAGAGCCATTAAATAACGCGCATAAATCTCTTACTGGAAATTCAATAGATGATTTCCTGACCAGCGCAGAGGCAGCAATGACAGCTTGTTGTTTggtcttaaaaaaatatgacaaAAAGAAGGAGAAACCATTCGTTTCAGGCCACAGAGAAGCTTTGTTGGAAGAGCTTAATGCGACACAAGATCCTGCATTGGCATTGCATCTAGTTGCGAGTATATTATTTATTGCAGCAACACAGAGTGTCCTATATATGTCTGGAAGACACGTGTCTACAGTTCTTTCGTTTCTTCAACCTCATTTACAACCTTCTACAGTGGCAGTACTGTCCAAATATCATG ATATCGTATTGAAGAGTTTAACATCTTCGGATGAAGCTGAAAAACTCGAGATTAACAAGGAATTGGAAGCTGGATTGgcaaaaattaagaattttgcaaATGACTTTAAACAGCAATTGAAAACTGACAAATCGCAAGATTGA
- the Impl2 gene encoding ecdysone-inducible gene L2 isoform X2 encodes MQSYSTLLNLVCIVTISCTVSGHPFTFLPRYAVERAAERRSIGRQVVEHSSNFLAPLTEYRGRPADAKPVEPWTQITQNPVNGIEATVGSRVELECKASGSPPPEILWSQGSGSIEELVEDVQEKTQSWYDPSDEWKGVARINSKLVIECITPDDAGLIYCVSVSAKEVKVSTPTVLLVNNKNGNSNCSSESDPTITDYSPTRVANIGTTVVIPCRASGKPTPEISWVDNFNVPISLSTNLRHKVLDNGDLLIDALLWEDMGGYICRAKSGKRQQTVSTFLYPLRPETDVDRTVN; translated from the exons ATGCAATCGTACTCGACGCTCCTAAATCTCGTTTGCATCGTCACCATATCGTGCACGGTTTCCGGACACCCCTTCACGTTCCTGCCACGATATGCCGTCGAGCGAGCTGCTGAACGTAGGAGTATAGGCAGACAAGTAGTAGAGCACAGCTCTAATTTCCTGGCACCGTTGACGGAATACAGAGGACGACCTGCCGACGCTAAG CCCGTGGAACCGTGGACACAAATCACTCAGAACCCCGTGAACGGCATCGAGGCGACCGTCGG GAGCCGGGTAGAATTGGAATGCAAAGCTAGCGGTAGCCCGCCACCGGAGATTCTTTGGTCCCAAGGAAGCGGTAGCATCGAAGAG CTCGTTGAAGACGTTCAAGAGAAGACGCAGTCTTGGTACGATCCATCCGACGAGTGGAAAGGAGTGGCCAGAATTAATTCTAAGCTCGTGATAGAATGCATTACTCCGGATGATGCTGGATTGATCTACTGCGTGTCGGTTTCGGCGAAAGAGGTGAAGGTATCCACTCCTACAGTGCTGCTGGTTAACA ATAAGAATGGTAACAGCAACTGCAGCTCCGAAAGCGATCCAACTATTACCGACTACTCTCCTACCCGAGTAGCTAACATTGGAACCACCGTTGTGATCCCGTGCAGGGCGAGCGGCAAACCAACGCCAGAAATCTCCTGGGTGGACAACTTCAACGTGCCCATAAGCCTGTCAACGAATCTACGGCACAAAGTGTTAGATAACGGTGATCTGCTGATAGACGCGCTCTTATGGGAAGACATGGGCGGCTACATTTGCCGGGCCAAGTCTGGAAAACGCCAACAAACCGTCAGCACGTTCCTCTATCCCTTGCGC CCCGAAACGGATGTTGATCGAACGGTTAACTGA
- the LOC143370471 gene encoding transmembrane protein 170A: protein MEAQTDISVLRPPVNVRNTGNVFYTPLTSFAEMWYQIFLWALFSSIFVHTIAGAICFATLRQHKYGKFFPLLIIIMGVLLPLTSGVLSSAAVAFVYRASRYPLPPLYALFWGIGQTVVAGCVGFTRILATL, encoded by the exons ATGGAGGCGCAGACAGATATTTCTGTTTTGCGACCACCAGTTAACGTAAGAAATACAGGCAATGTGTTTTATACACCTTTAACTTCATTCGCCG AAATGTGGTATCaaatatttttatgggctctattTTCGTCCATTTTTGTTCACACCATAGCTGGTGCGATTTGTTTTGCCACATTAAGACAGCACAAATATGGAAA atTCTTCCCATTgctgataataataatgggtgTATTATTACCGCTAACATCAGGAGTACTTAGCTCCGCTGCTGTTGCTTTTGTATATAGAGCATCGCGTTATCCACTGCCACCACTGTATGCATTGTTCTGGGGTATCGGGCAGACTGTCGTAGCAGGATGTGTTGGATTTACAAGAATTTTAGCAACCTTATAA
- the LOC143370326 gene encoding 28S rRNA (uridine-N(3))-methyltransferase, whose product MSAVIPATKSWKETNRLHKEQRKKWQEERLAKKFKKDEARKELEKEAAKTVEEQHFEKRDISTVSIAVPGSILDNAQSPELRTYLAGQIARAACVYRVDEIVVFDDKGEVTESEKKKVRRDEVFGERRIGCLQLARILQYLECPQYLRKHFFPIHNDLQYAGVLNPLDSPHHLRQQDVSLFREGIVTTKAVKAGRGSHVNVGLLNDVHVDKVLTAGLRVTVKIPEGQPNPKKLKGYIVPPDVPRSETGVYWGYTVRLADSLTEALTQCPYKDGYDLTIGTSDKGIPVDEIKPRSMECHHALIIFGGLSGLEAAVDVDPNLDVDDPSIVFHKYLNTCPQQGSRTIRTEEAILITLAELRTKLNPKIPPLQNPQFNSFVESNANDCK is encoded by the coding sequence ATGTCGGCAGTAATTCCTGCGACGAAGAGTTGGAAAGAAACCAACCGTTTACACAAAGAGCAGCGAAAGAAATGGCAGGAAGAGAGGTTAGCAAAGAAGTTCAAGAAAGACGAAGCTCGGAAAGAATTAGAGAAAGAAGCGGCGAAAACTGTCGAAGAGCAGCATTTCGAGAAAAGGGATATCTCGACCGTGAGCATTGCAGTTCCTGGCTCGATTTTGGACAATGCACAGTCTCCGGAATTACGAACGTATTTGGCGGGACAGATAGCACGTGCGGCGTGTGTTTACAGAGTTGATGAAATTGTTGTTTTCGACGACAAGGGGGAAGTAACCGAGAgtgagaagaagaaagtgaggaGGGACGAAGTATTCGGCGAAAGAAGAATCGGATGCCTCCAATTAGCTAGAATATTGCAGTACCTCGAGTGCCCGCAGTATTTACGGAAACATTTCTTCCCGATTCATAACGACTTACAATATGCGGGAGTGCTGAATCCTTTAGACTCTCCACACCACTTGCGCCAACAAGACGTATCTTTGTTTCGAGAAGGAATAGTTACAACCAAGGCAGTTAAAGCTGGTAGAGGTTCTCATGTTAATGTGGGGTTATTAAACGATGTCCATGTGGACAAAGTATTGACCGCTGGACTGAGGGTTACTGTCAAAATACCAGAGGGTCAACCGAATCCGAAGAAGCTGAAAGGTTACATCGTGCCTCCCGATGTCCCTAGATCGGAAACTGGGGTGTATTGGGGATACACGGTGAGATTGGCTGATAGTCTTACAGAAGCGTTGACGCAATGCCCTTATAAAGATGGTTACGATTTGACAATTGGAACTTCGGATAAAGGAATACCCGTCGATGAAATAAAACCAAGAAGCATGGAATGCCACCATGCTTTAATAATATTTGGTGGATTGTCTGGTCTGGAGGCTGCGGTGGATGTCGATCCTAATTTGGATGTGGACGATCCATCTATCGTGTTTcataagtatttgaatacttgccCTCAACAGGGATCGAGAACTATCAGGACCGAAGAAGCGATTTTGATCACTTTAGCAGAATTAAGAACGAAATTGAATCCCAAAATTCCTCCATTGCAGAATCCTCAGTTTAACAGTTTTGTAGAGAGCAACGCTAACGACTGTAAGTAA
- the Taf13 gene encoding TATA-box binding protein associated factor 13 isoform X1 — protein sequence MAAEEGFEQFEDEEAEIPIGGTLPGGRKRLFSKELRCMMYGFGDDQNPYTESVDLLEDLVIEFITEMTHRAMEIGRTGRVQVEDIVFLVRKDPRKYARVKDLLTMNEELKKARKAFDEVKYAGTVNQ from the exons ATGGCCGCAGAGGAGGGTTTTGAGCAG TTCGAAGATGAAGAAGCCGAAATTCCGATCGGTGGGACGTTACCTGGAGGTAGAAAGCGTTTATTCTCGAAGGAATTGCGCTGCATGATGTACGGTTTTGGGGATGATCAAAATCCTTATACAGAGAGCGTGGATTTATTAGAAGACCTTGTTATCGAGTTTATTACCGAAATGACGCACAGAGCTATGGAAATAGGACGCACTGGCCGTGTTCAAGTAGAAGATATTGTATTTTTAG TTAGGAAAGATCCAAGAAAGTACGCAAGAGTAAAGGATCTCCTAACAATGAACGAAGAACTAAAGAAAGCTAGGAAAGCATTCGACGAAGTTAAATATGCAGGTACTGTTAATCAGTAG
- the Impl2 gene encoding ecdysone-inducible gene L2 isoform X1: MMQSYSTLLNLVCIVTISCTVSGHPFTFLPRYAVERAAERRSIGRQVVEHSSNFLAPLTEYRGRPADAKPVEPWTQITQNPVNGIEATVGSRVELECKASGSPPPEILWSQGSGSIEELVEDVQEKTQSWYDPSDEWKGVARINSKLVIECITPDDAGLIYCVSVSAKEVKVSTPTVLLVNNKNGNSNCSSESDPTITDYSPTRVANIGTTVVIPCRASGKPTPEISWVDNFNVPISLSTNLRHKVLDNGDLLIDALLWEDMGGYICRAKSGKRQQTVSTFLYPLRPETDVDRTVN, translated from the exons ATG ATGCAATCGTACTCGACGCTCCTAAATCTCGTTTGCATCGTCACCATATCGTGCACGGTTTCCGGACACCCCTTCACGTTCCTGCCACGATATGCCGTCGAGCGAGCTGCTGAACGTAGGAGTATAGGCAGACAAGTAGTAGAGCACAGCTCTAATTTCCTGGCACCGTTGACGGAATACAGAGGACGACCTGCCGACGCTAAG CCCGTGGAACCGTGGACACAAATCACTCAGAACCCCGTGAACGGCATCGAGGCGACCGTCGG GAGCCGGGTAGAATTGGAATGCAAAGCTAGCGGTAGCCCGCCACCGGAGATTCTTTGGTCCCAAGGAAGCGGTAGCATCGAAGAG CTCGTTGAAGACGTTCAAGAGAAGACGCAGTCTTGGTACGATCCATCCGACGAGTGGAAAGGAGTGGCCAGAATTAATTCTAAGCTCGTGATAGAATGCATTACTCCGGATGATGCTGGATTGATCTACTGCGTGTCGGTTTCGGCGAAAGAGGTGAAGGTATCCACTCCTACAGTGCTGCTGGTTAACA ATAAGAATGGTAACAGCAACTGCAGCTCCGAAAGCGATCCAACTATTACCGACTACTCTCCTACCCGAGTAGCTAACATTGGAACCACCGTTGTGATCCCGTGCAGGGCGAGCGGCAAACCAACGCCAGAAATCTCCTGGGTGGACAACTTCAACGTGCCCATAAGCCTGTCAACGAATCTACGGCACAAAGTGTTAGATAACGGTGATCTGCTGATAGACGCGCTCTTATGGGAAGACATGGGCGGCTACATTTGCCGGGCCAAGTCTGGAAAACGCCAACAAACCGTCAGCACGTTCCTCTATCCCTTGCGC CCCGAAACGGATGTTGATCGAACGGTTAACTGA
- the Taf13 gene encoding TATA-box binding protein associated factor 13 isoform X2 produces the protein MAAEEGFEQFEDEEAEIPIGGTLPGGRKRLFSKELRCMMYGFGDDQNPYTESVDLLEDLVIEFITEMTHRAMEIGRTGRVQVEDIVFLVRKDPRKYARVKDLLTMNEELKKARKAFDEVKYAE, from the exons ATGGCCGCAGAGGAGGGTTTTGAGCAG TTCGAAGATGAAGAAGCCGAAATTCCGATCGGTGGGACGTTACCTGGAGGTAGAAAGCGTTTATTCTCGAAGGAATTGCGCTGCATGATGTACGGTTTTGGGGATGATCAAAATCCTTATACAGAGAGCGTGGATTTATTAGAAGACCTTGTTATCGAGTTTATTACCGAAATGACGCACAGAGCTATGGAAATAGGACGCACTGGCCGTGTTCAAGTAGAAGATATTGTATTTTTAG TTAGGAAAGATCCAAGAAAGTACGCAAGAGTAAAGGATCTCCTAACAATGAACGAAGAACTAAAGAAAGCTAGGAAAGCATTCGACGAAGTTAAATATGCAG AATAA
- the Ppox gene encoding protoporphyrinogen oxidase, whose translation MTAILGAGMSGLSAAFYALENPKLSSIVMLEASNRVGGWVRSKQEPDGTIFEQGPRTIRPIGASGKNTLELMEKLDLTSKIIPIKRSHPVVRCRLIYAENQLHLLPNTLKGIVKKNTLLNRSLLSVVWNDFWASKVIKEDESMYSFIERRFGQDVADKIISPVVCGIYAGDAREISIKSTMKFMFEAEQKYGSVIKGLVYENMLDNANKKAQKKKAELEAKNSIQSNVEPNIHTSLADRATTEMWSIWSIEGGLEQLPKTLADNITKRGVNIKMGHKCEELRFNKDHIELTVNGETDKYSNVVSSLPARCLADLVQKQHPELSKELRGIPTVTVGVVNLQFSENALPINAFGVLVPPKEEIPILGVIFDSCVVPQKSKTTVLTVMMGGVWFEKYFGKCPSEEHLLNVAVNQVREILHIEEDPMAFNVSILKDCIPQHIVGHMQRLTRIQNYISTHKIPLGLCGSSYQGVGLNDVILSAKEAVSDINSYAS comes from the exons ATGACAGCAATATTAGGAGCCGGTATGTCAGGCTTATCAGCTGCATTTTATGCGCTTGAAAATCCAAAACTGTCTTCGATAGTTATGTTGGAGGCTTCGAACCGTGTCGGTGGGTGGGTACGTTCTAAACAAGAGCCTGATGGAACGATCTTTGAACAAGGCCCACGAACTATTAGACCCATAGGGGCAAGTGGGAAGAACACGTTAGAGTTAATGGAAAAGTTAGACTTAACGAGCAAGATCATCCCCATTAAAAGAAGTCATCCTGTAGTTCGATGTCGATTAATTTATGCAGAAAATCAATTACATTTATTACCCAATACTTTGAAGggtattgttaaaaaaaatactctATTAAATCGATCTTTGCTGAGCGTGGTGTGGAATGATTTCTGGGCGTCGAAAGTTATTAAAGAAGACGAAAGTATGTACAGTTTTATAGAAAGGAGATTTGGGCAAGATGTTGCTGATAAGATAATTAGCCCGGTGGTTTGCGGAATCTATGCAGGCGACGCACGCGAAATAAGtataaagtctacaatgaagtTTATGTTCGAAGCTGAGCAAAAGTACGGCTCTGTCATAAAGGGCCTAGTGTACGAGAACATGTTGGACAATGCAAATAAGAAAGCGCAAAAGAAGAAAGCCGAATTAGAGGCTAAAAACAGTATTCAATCGAATGTAGAACCAAATATACATACAAGTTTAGCAGATAGAGCTACAACAGAAATGTGGAGCATTTGGAGTATCGAAGGAGGTCTTGAACAATTGCCTAAAACATTAGCTGATAATATCACTAAACGTggagtaaatataaaaatgggacATAAATGCGAAGAACTCAGATTCAATAAGGATCATATAGAATTAACTGTGAATGGAGAAACTGATAAATATTCTAACGTTGTATCGAGCTTGCCAGCAAGATGTTTAGCTGACCTGGTGCAGAAGCAGCATCCAGAGTTGTCTAAAGAATTAAGAGGAATACCTACTGTAACAGTGGGTGTGGTTAATCTCCAATTCTCTGAAAATGCCTTACCTATAAATGCATTTGGCGTGCTTGTTCCGCCGAAAGAAGAGATTCCGATTCTTGGCGTGATATTTGATTCTTGCGTGGTTCCTCAAAAGTCCAAAACAACA gtACTAACAGTAATGATGGGAGGGGTATGGTTCGAGAAATACTTTGGTAAATGTCCGTCGGAGGAACATTTGTTGAATGTGGCAGTCAATCAAGTAAGAGAAATCTTACACATCGAGGAAGATCCCATGGCATTTAATGTTTCCATTCTGAAGGACTGCATTCCGCAGCACATAGTAGGTCACATGCAACGCTTAACCCGCATCCAAAATTATATCTCCACCCACAAAATTCCTCTAGGGTTGTGTGGCTCTTCGTACCAAGGTGTAGGACTCAATGATGTTATTCTGTCAGCAAAAGAAGCTGTTTCTGATATCAATTCGTATGCGTCATAG